A stretch of the Streptomyces lydicus genome encodes the following:
- the tpg gene encoding telomere-protecting terminal protein Tpg, whose protein sequence is MGEIEDAIERADRESFTREPPKTVKGQIGYLLKQLKTTRAVAQELGVSQRSVERYRKGDRKHPPKAIATKIDAAVRQRWQPQVRKRRQRQAAATGGITVETRARFGYTAPVGTTDDGRFRRLTVHLPAEYAQRLFDAREAGSSDQDMRQIIADGFKEVYFQDGGGRAMGLSDVEINDIDYLDLDY, encoded by the coding sequence GTGGGAGAGATCGAGGACGCCATCGAGCGGGCCGACCGGGAGTCGTTCACCCGGGAGCCGCCCAAGACCGTCAAGGGCCAGATCGGCTACCTGCTCAAGCAGCTCAAGACCACGCGGGCCGTCGCGCAGGAACTGGGCGTGAGCCAGCGGTCGGTGGAGCGCTACCGCAAGGGCGACCGCAAGCACCCGCCCAAGGCCATCGCCACGAAGATCGACGCCGCCGTTCGGCAGCGCTGGCAGCCGCAGGTCCGCAAGCGCCGGCAGCGCCAGGCCGCGGCCACCGGCGGCATCACGGTCGAGACGAGGGCCCGCTTCGGCTACACCGCGCCGGTCGGCACGACCGACGACGGCCGCTTCCGGCGACTGACCGTGCACCTCCCCGCGGAGTACGCCCAGCGCCTGTTCGACGCCCGCGAGGCCGGGTCCAGCGACCAGGACATGCGCCAAATCATCGCCGACGGATTTAAAGAAGTGTATTTCCAGGACGGGGGCGGCCGCGCTATGGGACTCTCGGACGTGGAAATCAACGACATTGATTACCTCGACCTGGACTACTGA
- the tap gene encoding telomere-associated protein Tap, whose translation MATEEELFASVDALLEEEPQLPPPAERARLREAAGITQARLALALKTSTQSVKNWENGRSEPKEPRLTAYQRLLKGWAAKHPAHGAPVAAPQPAVPDTFTGPAAPQAAEPESAAPVEAPAAPAVSERPARPAARPATSSRRPAAKKAAKPATDPRFPHGPLAVLDGDGSAYGVDGLVLDCPATTVVELVEWTLKESGLGAAKLNRHGKDSDPLIVLTAAAAVKFGLPERLEGFQERRSLRLDEDHPVVKQITKAKWQLTQRGFGPWARIYRKATGSQRQCVQLALLSWDALDSRSWPGVSEMAPADVARVLGIYAQRVITPRGGTAVNGLELMTALRPPTRPVRDEETGNWVSGHNPGSLGPAPMDPAPPEGQPEHPAIYHSGWKGGFLHEEAYQWVRGVDTLTDEECLLPYAVGLDLNTAFLAAAARLTVGLSEPVHFVNPPFNPKVPGSWLVDLSGIELDPRLPSPFTPTGERPTGPAWYQTHTVAYAQELGYNVAPLEAYLRRETGAYLDPWHDRLKTAYVDTLADLGVTKDLTDAEFLAAMEQHKQVDPAMAAVLAAIKGTVKGGIGKLFENPQGKGYKDGDPWPAMQRPTWRPDIRAAVISKARVNMHRKMLNMSRMTGLFPLAVLSDCVVYPSPGSSPLDFLPYAASGKPQPGGFRLGPTPGLAKLEGVQEMSWAVDLMEQGLNPARHIKGGDAVLEDGE comes from the coding sequence ATGGCAACTGAGGAAGAGCTGTTCGCATCGGTCGACGCCCTGCTGGAGGAGGAGCCGCAGCTCCCGCCCCCGGCGGAGCGGGCCCGGCTGCGCGAGGCCGCCGGCATCACCCAGGCCCGCCTCGCGCTCGCGCTCAAGACATCGACGCAGAGCGTCAAGAACTGGGAGAACGGCCGGAGCGAACCGAAGGAGCCGCGCCTGACGGCGTACCAGCGGCTCCTGAAGGGCTGGGCGGCGAAGCACCCCGCGCACGGCGCCCCGGTCGCCGCACCGCAGCCGGCGGTGCCGGACACGTTCACCGGCCCGGCCGCGCCCCAGGCCGCCGAGCCGGAGAGCGCCGCACCGGTCGAGGCCCCCGCCGCCCCGGCCGTCTCGGAGCGCCCCGCCCGTCCGGCCGCGCGCCCGGCGACGTCGTCGCGACGTCCGGCGGCGAAGAAGGCGGCGAAGCCTGCGACCGATCCGCGTTTCCCGCACGGTCCGCTCGCCGTGCTGGACGGTGACGGCTCTGCGTACGGCGTGGACGGGCTGGTGCTGGACTGCCCGGCGACCACGGTGGTGGAGCTGGTGGAGTGGACGCTCAAGGAGTCCGGCCTCGGCGCCGCGAAACTCAACCGCCACGGCAAGGACAGCGATCCGCTGATCGTGCTCACGGCCGCGGCCGCGGTGAAGTTCGGGCTGCCCGAGCGCCTGGAAGGTTTTCAGGAGCGCCGCTCCCTGCGCCTGGACGAGGACCACCCGGTCGTCAAGCAGATCACCAAGGCGAAGTGGCAGCTCACCCAGCGCGGGTTCGGCCCGTGGGCGCGCATCTACCGCAAGGCCACCGGAAGTCAGCGGCAGTGCGTGCAACTCGCGCTCCTGTCGTGGGACGCCCTCGACTCCCGCTCCTGGCCCGGCGTATCGGAGATGGCGCCGGCCGACGTCGCCCGCGTCCTCGGCATCTACGCCCAGCGGGTCATCACCCCGCGCGGCGGCACGGCCGTCAACGGCCTGGAGCTGATGACCGCGCTGCGCCCGCCCACCCGGCCGGTGCGCGATGAGGAGACCGGCAACTGGGTGAGTGGCCACAACCCCGGCTCGCTGGGCCCGGCGCCGATGGACCCGGCGCCGCCGGAGGGCCAGCCCGAGCACCCCGCGATCTACCACTCCGGGTGGAAGGGCGGCTTCCTGCACGAGGAGGCGTACCAGTGGGTGCGGGGTGTGGACACGCTCACCGATGAGGAGTGCCTGCTGCCCTACGCGGTGGGCCTGGACCTGAACACCGCGTTCCTCGCGGCCGCCGCGCGCCTGACGGTCGGTCTGTCGGAGCCGGTGCACTTCGTGAACCCGCCGTTCAACCCCAAGGTGCCCGGCTCGTGGCTGGTCGACCTGTCCGGCATCGAGCTGGACCCGCGCCTGCCCAGCCCGTTCACGCCGACCGGCGAGCGCCCGACCGGCCCGGCCTGGTACCAGACACACACCGTCGCCTACGCCCAGGAGCTCGGCTACAACGTGGCTCCGCTGGAGGCGTACCTGCGGCGGGAGACCGGGGCGTACCTGGACCCGTGGCACGACCGGCTCAAGACCGCCTACGTCGACACCCTCGCCGACCTCGGCGTCACCAAGGACCTCACCGACGCGGAGTTCCTGGCGGCGATGGAGCAGCACAAGCAGGTCGACCCGGCGATGGCCGCCGTGCTGGCCGCGATCAAAGGCACCGTCAAGGGCGGCATCGGGAAGCTGTTCGAGAACCCGCAGGGCAAGGGCTACAAGGACGGCGACCCGTGGCCGGCCATGCAGCGCCCGACCTGGCGCCCGGACATCCGCGCCGCCGTCATCTCCAAGGCCCGGGTCAACATGCACCGCAAGATGCTGAACATGTCCCGGATGACGGGCCTGTTCCCGCTCGCCGTGCTGTCCGACTGCGTCGTCTACCCCTCGCCCGGCAGCTCGCCGCTGGACTTCCTGCCGTACGCCGCCTCCGGCAAGCCGCAACCGGGCGGGTTCCGCCTCGGCCCCACGCCGGGCCTGGCCAAGCTGGAAGGTGTCCAGGAGATGTCCTGGGCGGTCGACCTCATGGAGCAGGGCCTCAACCCGGCCCGCCACATCAAGGGCGGCGACGCCGTCCTCGAGGACGGCGAGTAG
- a CDS encoding zeta toxin family protein, translating to MAVPDLLSEQESLDALQQVILPAATKGAVRQERPVVVIVGGQPGAGKTEVADLVQAALDRRGGAVRVCRDFYKAVHPRYAKLLAADVRTAGALVRPDTRRCQAAVEERVRSGGFDAVVESALADADEFRASAAAYRGSGCRLELVAVSTAEAWSQLGTLDRFLTEHRYVSWTNHDTCAKEMLQTLAVIEAEQLVDRITVVRRDGTVLYDNELIDGSWRRKPAADQAVADDRGRPWSARETAVFRRDLARTDQRLHREVECEDRRLAVQRDAERAAALAEPVRRIAQPRREPPGVDYHRLSQAEHQWIYDELIAPPLLGGIVPRTDPRAVYVIGQPGANKAALATMVHRAMRPGTTRLVGDDFKTAHPDYLQLLQDDPRGAGAAIRADYRAWYARGEATVRARRGDALLEAAPGSAEEFLASALPFATDGYPVEVVVVAAREADSRLATALRYARAQQLGIPARFTTKAGHDRCFAAVPDVVELAASHPAITAVTVIRRDGQALLRQEQGSGRRAVWALAAERQRPYTEQEATHVLTLHAALRKALPQHRRELDEIVALARPLMPAGLQPARIDRPHPPLWPLPLPRQTSGYGLVSSLSRAA from the coding sequence GTGGCGGTGCCGGACTTGCTGTCCGAACAGGAGAGCCTCGACGCGTTGCAGCAGGTGATCCTTCCGGCTGCCACCAAGGGCGCTGTGCGCCAGGAACGGCCGGTTGTCGTCATCGTCGGCGGCCAGCCGGGTGCCGGGAAAACCGAGGTCGCGGATCTCGTCCAGGCGGCGCTGGACCGTCGCGGCGGCGCCGTGCGAGTGTGCCGCGACTTCTACAAGGCCGTGCATCCGCGCTACGCCAAGCTGCTGGCCGCTGACGTCCGCACGGCGGGGGCCCTGGTCCGGCCCGATACGCGGCGCTGTCAGGCCGCTGTTGAGGAGCGCGTCCGGTCCGGCGGGTTCGACGCGGTGGTCGAGTCCGCGCTCGCCGATGCTGACGAGTTCCGTGCGTCGGCGGCCGCGTACCGAGGGTCCGGCTGCCGGCTGGAGCTGGTGGCGGTATCGACCGCGGAAGCCTGGAGTCAGCTCGGGACCCTGGACCGCTTCCTGACGGAACACCGTTATGTGTCCTGGACGAACCACGACACGTGCGCGAAAGAGATGCTGCAGACCCTGGCGGTCATCGAGGCCGAGCAGTTGGTCGACCGCATTACCGTCGTCCGGCGGGACGGCACAGTGCTCTACGACAACGAGCTCATTGACGGCTCGTGGCGGCGGAAACCCGCGGCCGACCAGGCGGTGGCTGACGACAGAGGGCGGCCATGGTCTGCCCGGGAGACGGCTGTCTTCCGCCGGGACCTGGCGCGCACCGACCAGCGTCTGCACCGCGAAGTCGAGTGTGAGGACCGGCGCCTGGCCGTACAGCGGGATGCCGAGCGCGCCGCCGCGCTGGCCGAACCGGTCCGCCGCATCGCGCAGCCCAGACGGGAGCCGCCCGGGGTCGACTATCACCGGCTGTCCCAGGCGGAGCACCAGTGGATCTACGACGAGCTGATCGCGCCGCCGCTCCTCGGAGGCATCGTGCCCCGGACGGATCCGCGAGCGGTGTACGTGATCGGGCAGCCCGGGGCAAACAAGGCCGCGCTCGCCACCATGGTGCATCGGGCAATGCGGCCAGGGACGACGCGGCTGGTCGGCGACGACTTCAAAACCGCCCACCCCGACTACCTGCAGCTGCTCCAGGATGATCCCCGCGGTGCGGGCGCGGCGATCCGCGCCGACTATCGCGCCTGGTACGCCAGGGGTGAGGCAACTGTGCGCGCCCGGCGCGGCGATGCACTTCTTGAGGCCGCGCCCGGCAGCGCGGAGGAATTCCTGGCCAGCGCGCTGCCGTTCGCGACCGACGGCTACCCCGTTGAGGTCGTGGTCGTGGCCGCCAGGGAGGCCGACAGCCGTCTGGCGACCGCGCTGCGCTACGCCCGCGCCCAGCAGCTCGGCATCCCGGCCCGGTTCACCACCAAGGCCGGTCACGACCGGTGCTTCGCTGCAGTCCCCGATGTTGTCGAGCTCGCCGCCTCCCATCCGGCGATCACAGCCGTGACGGTGATCCGCCGGGACGGCCAGGCGCTGCTGCGCCAGGAGCAAGGCAGTGGACGGCGAGCGGTATGGGCGCTGGCGGCAGAGCGGCAGCGGCCGTACACCGAGCAGGAGGCCACCCATGTCCTCACCCTGCACGCGGCGCTGCGCAAGGCACTGCCGCAGCACCGCCGTGAGCTGGACGAGATCGTCGCCCTCGCCCGGCCACTGATGCCCGCCGGGCTGCAGCCGGCCCGGATCGACCGGCCGCACCCGCCGCTGTGGCCACTGCCGCTCCCCCGCCAGACCTCCGGCTACGGCTTGGTCAGCTCCTTGAGCCGGGCCGCATAG
- a CDS encoding ATP/GTP-binding protein, translated as MKVAGRDLRALFSTNDRGLTTAEAFTNRHTQWDLVAAALAAHLRHTADPAFDVEDLEAPRDNVLVFHGVGGIGKTTLSRKLEAALADASHRPAQWGAPAWSGERILPVRIDLSRSAGTDFEQIILTIRAALAELGRPLPAFDVALRRYWEHQHPGEPLEEYLRRGGLASRFGKALPQQMQSALGDVAQALLLPGTVGTAVGQVTGSLVRALRERRQTVRALAGCARLADLLEAEPDLDTLSFYPHLLAWELAQLPGDKKVTPVILLDTFEDVGDRTHRDMERLLQRVVWLMPAAFFIITGRSRLQWANPALQGQLDYTGPTAWPGLATSTVVPPTASAASRGGRRQVLIGDFSPEDCDDYLARRLARDGQPLISEDVRRVITDRSHGLPLYLDLSVMRFLEIRRTGHGPQPADFDHAFPALIARTLSDLTPDERHVLRSVALLDAFDIPLATQTAGMQHEAPARRLIERPFVREHPFGLWPYHLHGLIRSTVRNADDQADDRWSPRDWQQAAERALAALGAQWTTSTAPGRLLLVGCLRQGLALARDFGLDLGWLTDAAWTYVSDSVWEPIAPPARQNFDGEPTAADALVELLSTLARRQHEHRERTADRLTAVVQAGLLPAELQEMAVYYLAKAQRDLGRSDDSRHGMQRVAGGGGRLAPAAQRGLAHLARLAGDFPTALATASTLGWAGRHHRVLGDIWWPHGDTARAAAEYEAARIEAEQHGVAGEQATSQAQRAFAIAFTDPGQADDEIELAQQLLAGLDLRATTLTTQIAALVRDAGSSTDIADRTHLLRTQIHVAGLASQEATLQLALCFHYAVLDATDELTAATIQLRELTSSGDYAYYADIAHFMADRPLPAEAGAQARWLDGEHTTRNRWHTLVTARRERLHAGR; from the coding sequence ATGAAGGTGGCGGGACGAGATCTGCGGGCGCTGTTCAGCACCAACGACCGCGGCCTGACGACAGCAGAGGCATTCACCAACCGTCATACGCAGTGGGACCTGGTCGCGGCCGCACTCGCCGCACACCTACGGCACACCGCCGACCCCGCCTTCGACGTCGAGGACCTTGAAGCGCCTCGCGACAACGTGCTGGTGTTCCACGGCGTCGGCGGCATCGGCAAGACGACGCTGTCGCGCAAACTGGAGGCCGCGCTCGCCGACGCCAGCCACCGGCCCGCACAGTGGGGCGCCCCGGCCTGGTCCGGCGAGCGGATCCTGCCGGTACGGATCGACCTCTCCCGCTCCGCCGGCACCGACTTCGAGCAGATCATCCTCACCATCCGGGCCGCGCTCGCCGAGCTCGGCCGGCCCTTGCCCGCCTTCGACGTGGCGCTGCGCCGGTACTGGGAGCACCAGCATCCCGGCGAGCCGCTGGAGGAGTATCTGCGCCGCGGCGGCCTGGCGAGCCGGTTCGGGAAGGCTCTGCCGCAGCAGATGCAGTCCGCGCTCGGCGACGTCGCGCAGGCGCTGCTGCTACCGGGAACCGTCGGCACCGCGGTCGGCCAGGTGACCGGCTCCCTCGTGCGGGCGCTGCGGGAGCGCCGGCAGACCGTCCGCGCCCTCGCCGGCTGCGCGCGGCTCGCCGACCTGCTGGAGGCCGAACCTGACCTGGACACGCTCAGCTTCTATCCGCACCTGCTGGCGTGGGAGCTCGCCCAGCTCCCGGGCGACAAGAAGGTCACGCCGGTGATCCTGCTGGACACCTTCGAGGACGTCGGGGACCGTACCCACCGGGACATGGAGCGGCTGCTCCAGCGCGTGGTGTGGCTGATGCCCGCCGCGTTCTTCATCATCACGGGCCGATCCCGCCTGCAGTGGGCCAACCCCGCCCTCCAGGGCCAGCTCGACTACACCGGGCCGACGGCCTGGCCTGGGCTGGCGACCTCCACCGTCGTCCCGCCCACTGCGTCTGCTGCGTCCCGGGGAGGCAGGCGGCAGGTGCTGATCGGTGACTTCTCGCCCGAGGACTGCGACGACTACCTCGCCCGTCGCCTCGCCCGGGACGGCCAGCCTCTCATCAGCGAAGACGTCCGTCGCGTCATCACGGACCGCTCTCATGGTCTGCCGCTCTATCTCGACCTGTCGGTGATGCGGTTTTTGGAGATCCGCCGCACGGGCCACGGACCGCAGCCGGCCGACTTCGACCACGCCTTCCCCGCCCTGATCGCCCGGACCCTCTCCGACCTCACCCCGGACGAGCGGCACGTCCTGCGTTCCGTCGCGCTCCTGGACGCCTTCGACATCCCCCTCGCCACCCAGACCGCCGGCATGCAGCACGAAGCGCCGGCCAGGCGCCTGATCGAGCGACCGTTCGTCCGCGAGCACCCCTTCGGGCTGTGGCCGTACCACCTGCACGGTCTGATCCGCTCCACCGTCCGCAACGCCGATGATCAGGCCGACGACCGCTGGAGTCCGCGTGACTGGCAGCAGGCCGCCGAACGCGCCCTGGCCGCGCTCGGCGCGCAATGGACCACCAGCACCGCGCCGGGCCGGCTCCTGCTTGTCGGATGCCTGCGCCAGGGCCTCGCCCTGGCCCGGGACTTCGGTCTCGACCTGGGCTGGCTCACCGATGCCGCCTGGACGTACGTCAGCGACTCCGTGTGGGAACCCATCGCTCCACCCGCCCGGCAGAACTTCGACGGCGAGCCCACGGCGGCCGACGCACTGGTAGAGCTGCTCAGCACGCTCGCCCGCCGCCAGCACGAGCACCGCGAGCGCACCGCCGACCGGCTCACCGCGGTCGTCCAGGCCGGCTTGCTGCCCGCGGAGCTGCAGGAGATGGCCGTCTACTACCTGGCCAAGGCCCAACGCGACCTCGGCCGGTCCGACGACTCCCGCCACGGCATGCAACGCGTCGCCGGTGGCGGCGGCCGACTCGCCCCCGCGGCCCAACGCGGCCTGGCGCACCTCGCCAGGCTCGCCGGCGACTTCCCCACCGCCCTTGCCACCGCCAGCACGCTCGGCTGGGCAGGCCGCCACCACCGCGTGCTGGGAGACATCTGGTGGCCCCACGGTGACACCGCCCGCGCGGCCGCCGAATACGAGGCTGCCCGGATCGAGGCCGAGCAGCACGGGGTGGCCGGCGAGCAGGCCACCTCACAAGCCCAGCGAGCCTTCGCCATAGCGTTCACCGACCCCGGCCAGGCCGACGACGAGATTGAGCTCGCCCAGCAGCTTCTGGCCGGCCTCGATCTGCGCGCCACCACCCTGACCACCCAGATCGCAGCACTCGTCCGCGACGCCGGCAGCAGCACGGACATCGCCGACCGCACCCACCTACTGCGCACACAGATCCACGTCGCCGGACTGGCCTCACAGGAAGCGACCCTCCAACTCGCCCTGTGCTTCCACTACGCCGTCCTGGACGCCACCGACGAACTGACCGCCGCCACCATCCAGCTGCGCGAACTGACCAGCAGCGGCGACTACGCCTACTACGCCGACATCGCCCACTTCATGGCCGACCGACCCCTGCCCGCAGAGGCCGGCGCCCAGGCCCGGTGGCTCGACGGCGAGCACACCACCCGCAACCGCTGGCACACCCTGGTCACCGCCCGGCGCGAACGCCTTCATGCCGGGCGGTAA
- a CDS encoding RNA-guided endonuclease InsQ/TnpB family protein — protein MTENTVTVVVREALDPTPEQRLILHRYADASRCSFNFAFGIKHAAQQRWSHGRDLLLAQGLTSAEAAKRAPRVHMPSQPDIQRVFLAVRERPLPGPCRVGEEPHSLYPWWKGVNAIVCQQAFRDADKAFANWKSASRRGAGPVGYPRPKRRGRCRDSFRMFSVRLVSEDLRHVRIGGERDPHGQRSFVVRLHRPARRLARLLARGGVAKSVTVAREGHRWFAAFNVRLPAPPAVRATRRQREAGTVGVDLGVAVFAATSDPLVIGDDKVQLFANPRHLDNARRQLRKWQRRMSRRHVRGVPAHRQSKGWKEARDQVARLQGLVAARRSSTQHLLTKRLVTQYAQVVLEDLRVRNMTSSARGSVEAPGRNVVAKAGLNRAILDVGFGEIRRQIEYKAPWHGTTVSVVNPAYTSQTCNRCGHTDAKSRRTRSLFVCTRCRHTTHADTGAAVNIKRRAQSAAPKPG, from the coding sequence ATGACCGAGAACACCGTCACCGTCGTGGTCCGTGAGGCACTGGACCCCACCCCTGAACAGAGACTGATCCTGCACCGCTACGCCGATGCGTCGCGCTGCAGTTTCAATTTCGCTTTCGGGATCAAACACGCCGCTCAGCAGCGCTGGAGCCACGGACGGGATCTGCTCCTGGCGCAGGGCCTCACGTCAGCTGAGGCAGCCAAGCGGGCACCGCGGGTTCACATGCCGTCCCAGCCGGACATCCAACGGGTCTTCCTCGCCGTCCGTGAGCGGCCGCTGCCCGGCCCCTGCCGCGTAGGCGAAGAGCCGCACTCCCTGTATCCGTGGTGGAAGGGGGTGAACGCGATCGTGTGCCAGCAGGCGTTCCGCGATGCCGACAAGGCCTTCGCGAACTGGAAGAGCGCTTCACGGCGGGGCGCTGGCCCGGTCGGTTACCCGCGGCCCAAGCGGCGCGGTCGGTGCCGGGATTCGTTTCGGATGTTCAGTGTGCGGCTGGTGTCGGAGGATCTGCGGCACGTGCGGATCGGCGGGGAGCGCGACCCGCACGGGCAGCGTTCCTTCGTGGTGCGGCTGCACCGTCCGGCGCGGCGCCTGGCACGGTTGCTGGCCCGGGGAGGGGTGGCGAAGTCCGTGACGGTCGCTCGGGAGGGTCACCGGTGGTTCGCGGCGTTCAACGTCCGCTTGCCCGCTCCGCCGGCGGTGCGGGCGACGCGGCGGCAGCGGGAGGCGGGAACGGTGGGAGTGGATCTGGGCGTGGCGGTGTTCGCCGCGACCTCGGACCCGTTGGTGATCGGTGATGACAAGGTCCAGCTGTTCGCGAACCCGCGTCATCTGGACAACGCGCGGCGGCAGTTGCGTAAGTGGCAGCGGCGCATGTCCCGGCGTCATGTCAGGGGTGTTCCGGCTCACCGGCAGTCGAAGGGGTGGAAGGAGGCGCGGGACCAGGTCGCGCGCCTGCAGGGTCTGGTCGCCGCGCGCCGCTCCTCCACACAGCATCTGCTGACCAAGCGCCTGGTGACCCAGTACGCGCAGGTCGTACTGGAGGATCTCCGGGTGCGGAACATGACCAGTTCCGCTCGGGGCAGTGTGGAAGCGCCGGGGCGGAACGTGGTGGCCAAGGCCGGGCTGAACCGTGCAATTCTCGACGTCGGCTTCGGGGAGATCCGCCGCCAGATCGAGTACAAGGCGCCCTGGCACGGCACCACCGTCTCTGTGGTGAACCCCGCCTACACCTCGCAGACCTGCAACCGGTGCGGCCACACTGATGCCAAGAGCCGCCGCACCCGCAGTCTGTTCGTCTGCACCCGCTGCCGGCACACGACGCACGCCGACACTGGCGCCGCCGTCAACATCAAACGCCGCGCCCAGAGCGCCGCGCCCAAACCCGGCTGA
- a CDS encoding Ku protein: MAQTIAKRTITWGLVNIPVTVHAATAPHSVPLHQVHTRCGGGRIRLRRICEREGVEVPYDQVARGYDAGDGRVVVLSEDDLADLPLPASPRAIEVLAFVAEGRIDPLLLHKPYYIGLGDPATARPYALLRDAMHESGLAAVTKVAMRTRESLALLRPRGDVIVMQTLLWPEELRSSEGIGVPTTSPPRRQELHLARTLMDIVGEDFRIEDEHDSYNAALEQVVAARLEGIEPPRTPGPAEGRPVDLMAALEASVRAARSRRADHHEGEPPEGPPT, from the coding sequence ATGGCGCAGACCATCGCGAAGCGGACAATCACCTGGGGCCTGGTCAATATCCCCGTGACCGTCCACGCTGCGACCGCCCCGCATTCCGTCCCGCTCCACCAGGTCCACACGCGGTGCGGCGGCGGCCGTATCCGGCTGAGGCGCATCTGCGAACGGGAGGGGGTGGAGGTTCCTTACGACCAGGTGGCTCGCGGCTACGACGCCGGCGACGGGCGCGTGGTGGTGCTCTCGGAGGACGACCTCGCCGACCTTCCGCTGCCGGCCTCGCCCCGCGCCATCGAGGTCCTGGCCTTCGTGGCGGAGGGCCGGATCGACCCGCTGCTGCTGCACAAGCCCTACTACATCGGCCTCGGCGACCCCGCCACGGCCAGGCCGTACGCACTCCTTCGCGATGCCATGCACGAAAGCGGCCTGGCCGCCGTCACCAAGGTCGCCATGCGCACCCGCGAATCCCTCGCCCTGCTCAGACCGCGCGGCGACGTCATCGTGATGCAGACGCTGCTGTGGCCTGAGGAGCTGCGCAGCAGCGAAGGGATCGGCGTACCGACCACCTCGCCGCCGCGGCGCCAGGAACTGCACCTGGCCCGCACCCTGATGGACATCGTCGGCGAGGACTTCCGCATCGAGGACGAGCACGACAGCTACAACGCCGCCCTGGAGCAAGTTGTCGCCGCTCGCCTGGAAGGCATTGAGCCTCCGCGCACACCGGGCCCCGCCGAAGGCCGGCCGGTGGACCTGATGGCCGCGCTCGAAGCGAGCGTCCGGGCCGCGCGGTCGCGGCGGGCCGACCACCACGAGGGCGAGCCACCTGAGGGCCCGCCGACGTAG
- a CDS encoding DUF6233 domain-containing protein yields the protein MNESSPLPDDVERLKVIATYLRLELERVHRHLAQAEQREQEQEAARQAAARAAPPPAWTVQVTVGADPRPVAIHHGQCTIGQPRVRPITRRAAIEALTAGVEACSLCRPERELQID from the coding sequence GTGAACGAATCTTCTCCGCTGCCTGACGACGTGGAGCGGTTGAAAGTGATCGCGACCTACCTCCGGCTGGAGCTGGAGCGCGTTCACCGCCACCTCGCACAGGCCGAACAACGGGAGCAGGAACAGGAGGCGGCCCGTCAGGCCGCCGCTCGCGCTGCGCCGCCGCCGGCCTGGACGGTGCAGGTGACCGTAGGCGCCGATCCGCGCCCGGTGGCCATCCACCACGGCCAGTGCACCATCGGACAGCCCCGGGTACGGCCGATAACCCGGCGCGCGGCCATCGAGGCGCTGACCGCCGGGGTGGAAGCGTGCTCGCTGTGCCGCCCAGAGCGTGAGCTCCAGATCGACTGA